TTATCATCAATATTTATATCATAATATGAAGACAACAATTGAAGAACGCTGGGGGACACATCCCGATGACGTAAAACATTACGACACGGCACAATTAAGAAACGAATTTTTAGTTGAAAAGCTATTTGGAGCAGATGAGGTAATCATGGTTTATACCCATAATGACCGCCTTATCATAGGTGGAGCATTTCCCGTAAAAGAAAACCTGAAACTGGAAACGGTGGATTTGATCCGTTCCGAATATTTTTGCGAACGGCGTGAAGTGGGAATCATTTGTATCGAAAATGAAGGTCTTGTTTCTGTTGACGGGAAAACATTTGAAATGACTTACAAAGATGCTTTGTATATAGGAAGAGGATCGAATGAAGTCATTTTCAAAAGTAAGGATGCTGCCTGCCCGGCAAAATTTTATTTTGCATCTTCACCTGCACATGCGGCATTCCCGACAACTGCGATTACCAAAGAGATGCGTCGCACACGCGAACCGGGCGTAAAAAACCTGTCCAACGAAAGGATTTTAAACCAGTTGATATTAAGTGAAATTGTACCATGCTGTCAGTTACAGATGGGATTAACCGAAATCAAAGAAGGAAGTGTATG
The Bacteroidales bacterium DNA segment above includes these coding regions:
- the kduI gene encoding 5-dehydro-4-deoxy-D-glucuronate isomerase; translated protein: MKTTIEERWGTHPDDVKHYDTAQLRNEFLVEKLFGADEVIMVYTHNDRLIIGGAFPVKENLKLETVDLIRSEYFCERREVGIICIENEGLVSVDGKTFEMTYKDALYIGRGSNEVIFKSKDAACPAKFYFASSPAHAAFPTTAITKEMRRTREPGVKNLSNERILNQLILSEIVPCCQLQMGLTEIKEGSVWNTMPPHTHSRRMEAYFYFKVPEYQAVCHFMGQPQETRHIFMGNEQAVISPSWSIHSAAGTSNYTFIWAMCGENLDYDDMDTFTADKLR